The Macaca fascicularis isolate 582-1 chromosome 1, T2T-MFA8v1.1 genome includes a window with the following:
- the PRG4 gene encoding proteoglycan 4 isoform X3 gives MAWKTLPIYLLLLLSVFVIQQVSSQDLSSCAGRCGEGYSRDATCNCDYNCQHYMECCPDFKRVCTVELSCKGRCFESFERGRECDCDAQCKKYDKCCPDYESFCAEVHNPTSPPSAKKAPPPSGASQTIKSTTKRSPKPPNKKKTKKVVESEEITEGKDNKKNRTKKKPTPKPPVVDEAGSGLDNGDFKVTTTPATSTTQHNKVTTSPKITTAKPKNPRPSLPPNSDTSKQTSLTTNKETTVETKEPTTTNKQTSTDGKETTSAKETQSVEKTSAKDLAPTSKVPAKPTPKAETTTKGPALTTPKEPTPTTPKEPASTTPKEPAPTTTKSAPTTPKEPAPTTPKEPAPTTPKKPAPIAPKEPSPTTTKKPAPTTPKEPLPTTTKEPAPTIPKEPAPTTPKEPATTTPKEPAPTTTKEPAPTTPKEPSPTTPKELTPTTPKEPTPTPPKEPAPTTPKEPAPTPPKEPAPTTPKEPAPTPPKEPAPTTPKEPAPTPPKEPAPTTPKEPAPTPPKEPAPTTPKEPAPTPPKEPAPTTTKKPAPTTPKEPGPTTPKEPAPTTTKKPAPTTPKELTPTTTKEPAPTTPKELTPTTTKKPAPTTPKELTPTTPEELTPTTPEEPTPTTPEEPTPTTPEEPAPTTPKAPAPTTPKEPAPKTAPTTPKEPAPTTPKGTAPTTLKETAPTTPKETAPTTPKGTAPTTPKGTAPKTLKETAPTTPKGTAPTTLNEPALTTPKQPAPKELAPTTTKEPTPTTSDKPAPTTPKEPAPTTPKKPAPTTPETPPATTSEASTPTTTMEPPTSHKSPDESTPELSAEPTPKVLENSSKKPSVPTTKTPAVTKSEMTTIAKDKITERDIRTTPETTTVAPKMTKETATTTEKTTESKITTTATEVTSTTTQDTTPFKITTFKTTTLAPKVTTTTKKTITTTEIMNKPEETAKPKDRATNSKATTAKPQKPTKAPKKPTSTKKPTSTKKPKTTPRVRKPKTTPTPPKVTSTMPELNPTSRVAEAMLQTTTRPSQTPNSKLFEVNPKNEDAGGAEGETPHMLPRPHVFTPIVIPGMDYSLRVPNQGIIINPMLSDETDICNGRPVDGLTTLRNGTLVAFRGHYFWMLSPFSPPSPARRITEVWGIPSPIDTVFTRCNCEGKTFFFKDSQYWRFTNDIKDAGYPKPIVKGFGGLTGQIVAALSIAKYKNRPESVYFFKRGGSIQQYIYKQEPVQKCPGRRPALNYPVYGETTQVRRRRFERAIGPSLTHTIRIHYSPVRLAYQDKGFLHNEVKVSTLWRGLPNVVTSAISLPNIRKPDGYDYYAFSKDQYYNIDVPSRTARAITTRSGQTLSKVWYNCP, from the exons ATGGCGTGGAAAACACTTCCCATTTACCTGTTGTTGCTGCTGTCTGTTTTCGTGATTCAGCAAGTTTCATCTCAAG atttatcaAGCTGTGCAGGGAGATGTGGGGAAGGGTATTCTAGAGATGCCACCTGCAACTGTGATTATAACTGTCAACACTACATGGAGTGCTGCCCTGATTTCAAGAGAGTCTGCACTGTGG AGCTTTCCTGTAAAGGCCGCTGCTTTGAGTCCTTcgagagagggagggagtgtgACTGCGATGCCCAATGTAAGAAGTATGACAAGTGCTGTCCTGATTATGAGAGTTTCTGTGCAGAAG TGCATAATCCCACATCACCACCATCTGCAAAGAAAGCACCTCCACCTTCAGGAGCATCTCAAACCATCAAATCAACAACCAAACGTTCACCCAAACCACCAAACAAGAAGAAGACTAAGAAAGTTGTAGAATCAGAGGAAATAACAGAAG GAAAAGATAACAAGAAGAACAGAACTAAAAAGAAACCTACTCCCAAACCACCAGTtgtagatgaagctggaagtggATTGGACAATGGTGACTTCAAGGTCACCACAACTCCTGCCACGTCTACCACCCAACACAATAAAGTCACCACATCTCCCAAAATCAcaacagcaaaaccaaaaaaTCCCAGACCCAGTCTTCCACCTAATTCTGATACATCTAAACAGACATCTTTGACAACGAATAAAGAGACAACAGTTGAAACTAAAGAACCTACTACAACAAATAAACAGACTTCAACTGATGGAAAAGAGACTACTTCAGCTAAAGAGACACAAAGTGTAGAGAAAACATCAGCTAAAGATTTAGCACCTACATCTAAAGTGCCGGCTAAACCTACACCCAAAGCTGAAACTACAACCAAAGGCCCTGCTCTTACCACCCCCAAGGAGCCTACACCCACCACTCCCAAGGAGCCTGCATCTACCACTCCCAAAGAGcctgcacccaccaccaccaagtCTGCACCCACTACTCCCAAGGAGCCTGCCCCAACTACCCCCAAGGAGCCTGCACCCACCACTCCCAAGAAGCCTGCACCAATTGCACCCAAGGAGCCTTCACCCACCACTACCAAGAAGCCTGCACCCACCACTCCCAAGGAGCCTTTACCCACCACCACTAAGGAGCCAGCACCCACCATCCCCAAGGAGCCTGCACCCACCACTCCCAAGGAGCCTGCAACCACCACTCCCAAGGAGCCTGCACCCACCACCACTAAGGAGCCTGCACCCACCACCCCCAAGGAGCCTTCACCCACCACTCCCAAGGAGCTCACACCCACCACTCCCAAGGAGCCTACCCCAACTCCCCCCAAGGAGCCTGCACCCACCACTCCCAAGGAGCCTGCCCCAACTCCCCCCAAGGAGCCTGCACCCACCACTCCCAAGGAGCCTGCCCCAACTCCCCCCAAGGAGCCTGCACCCACCACTCCCAAGGAGCCTGCCCCAACTCCCCCCAAGGAGCCTGCACCCACCACTCCCAAGGAGCCTGCCCCAACTCCCCCCAAGGAGCCTGCACCCACCACTCCCAAGGAGCCTGCCCCAACTCCCCCCAAGGAGcctgcacccaccaccaccaagaaGCCTGCACCCACTACTCCCAAGGAGCCTGGCCCAACCACCCCCAAGGAGCCTGCACCCACCACCACTAAAAAGCCTGCACCCACCACTCCCAAGGAGCTCACACCCACCACCACCAAGGAGCCTGCACCCACCACTCCCAAGGAGCTCacacccaccaccaccaagaaGCCTGCACCCACTACTCCCAAGGAGCTCACACCCACCACCCCTGAGGAGCTCACACCCACCACCCCTGAGGAGCCCACACCCACCACCCCTGAGGAGCCCACACCCACCACCCCTGAGGAACCTGCTCCCACCACTCCCAAGGCACCAGCTCCCACCACCCCTAAGGAGCCTGCTCCAAAAACTGCTCCAACCACCCCTAAAGAGCCTGCTCCAACTACCCCTAAGGGGACTGCTCCAACGACCCTCAAGGAGACTGCTCCAACTACCCCTAAGGAGACTGCTCCGACTACCCCTAAGGGGACTGCTCCAACTACCCCTAAGGGGACTGCTCCAAAGACCCTCAAGGAGACTGCTCCAACTACCCCTAAGGGGACTGCTCCAACTACCCTCAATGAACCTGCACTCACTACTCCCAAGCAGCCTGCCCCCAAGGAGCttgcacccaccaccaccaaggAGCCCACACCCACCACCTCTGACAAGCCCGCTCCAACTACCCCTAAGGAGCCTGCACCCACTACCCCCAAGAAGCCTGCTCCAACTACTCCTGAGACACCTCCTGCAACCACTTCAGAGGCCTCTACTCCAACTACCACCATGGAGCCTCCCACTAGCCACAAAAGCCCTGATGAATCAACTCCTGAGCTTTCTGCAGAACCCACACCAAAGGTTCTTGAAAACAGTTCCAAGAAACCCAGTGTACCTACAACTAAGACTCCTGCAGTGACTAAATCTGAAATGACTACAATAGCTAAAGACAAGATAACAGAAAGAGACATACGTACTACACCTGAAACTACAACTGTTGCACCTAAGATGACAAAAGAGACAGCAACTACAACAGAAAAAACTACCGAATCCAAAATAACAACTACAGCCACAGAAGTAACATCTACCACTACTCAAGATACCACACCATTCAAAATTACTACTTTTAAAACAACTACTCTTGCACCCAAAGTAACTActacaacaaaaaagacaattaCTACAACTGAGATCATGAACAAACCTGAAGAAACAGCTAAACCAAAAGATAGAGCTACTAATTCTAAAGCGACAACTGCTAAACCTCAAAAGCCAACCAAGGCACCCAAAAAGCCCACTTCTACCAAAAAGCCCACTTCTaccaaaaagccaaaaacaacaCCTAGAGTGAGAAAACCAAAGACGACACCAACTCCCCCCAAGGTGACATCAACAATGCCAGAATTGAACCCTACCTCAAGAGTAGCAGAAGCCATGCTCCAAACCACCACCAGACCTAGCCAAACTCCAAACTCCAAACTATTTGAAGTAAATCCAAAGAATGAAGATGCAGGTGGTGCTGAAGGAGAAACACCTCACATGCTTCCCAGGCCCCATGTGTTCACGCCTATAGTTATTCCCGGCATGGATTACTCACTGAGAGTACCCAATCAAGGCATTATCATCAATCCCATGCTTTCCG atGAGACCGATATATGCAATGGTAGGCCAGTAGATGGACTGACTACTTTGCGCAATGGGACATTAGTTGCATTCCGAG gTCATTATTTCTGGATGCTAAGTCCATTCAGTCCACCATCTCCAGCTCGCAGAATTACTGAAGTCTGGGGTATTCCTTCCCCCATTGATACTGTTTTTACTAGGTGCAACTGTGAAGGAAAAACTTTCTTCTTTAAG GATTCTCAGTACTGGCGTTTTACCAATGATATAAAAGATGCAGGGTATCCCAAACCAATTGTCAAAGGATTTGGAGGACTAACTGGACAAATAGTGGCAGCGCTTTCAATAGCTAAATACAAGAACCGGCCTGAATCTGTGTATTTTTTCAAGAGAG GTGGCAGTATTCAGCAGTATATTTATAAACAGGAACCTGTACAGAAGTGCCCTGGAAGAAGGCCTGCTCTAAATTATCCAGTGTATGGAGAAACGACACAGGTTAGGAGACGTCGCTTTGAACGTGCTATAGGACCTTCTCTAACACACACCATCAGAATTCACTATTCACCCGTCAGACTGGCTTATCAAGACAAAG GTTTCCTTCATAATGAAGTTAAAGTGAGTACACTGTGGAGAGGACTTCCAAATGTGGTTACCTCAGCTATATCACTGCCCAACATTAGAAAACCTGATGGCTATGATTACTATGCCTTTTCTAAAG ATCAATACTATAACATTGATGTGCCTAGTAGAACAGCAAGAGCAATTACTACTCGTTCTGGGCAGACCTTATCCAAAGTCTGGTACAACTGTCCTTAG
- the PRG4 gene encoding proteoglycan 4 isoform X1, producing MAWKTLPIYLLLLLSVFVIQQVSSQDLSSCAGRCGEGYSRDATCNCDYNCQHYMECCPDFKRVCTVELSCKGRCFESFERGRECDCDAQCKKYDKCCPDYESFCAEVHNPTSPPSAKKAPPPSGASQTIKSTTKRSPKPPNKKKTKKVVESEEITEEHSVSENQESSSSSSSSSSSSTIRKIKSSKNSAANRELQKKLKGKDNKKNRTKKKPTPKPPVVDEAGSGLDNGDFKVTTTPATSTTQHNKVTTSPKITTAKPKNPRPSLPPNSDTSKQTSLTTNKETTVETKEPTTTNKQTSTDGKETTSAKETQSVEKTSAKDLAPTSKVPAKPTPKAETTTKGPALTTPKEPTPTTPKEPASTTPKEPAPTTTKSAPTTPKEPAPTTPKEPAPTTPKKPAPIAPKEPSPTTTKKPAPTTPKEPLPTTTKEPAPTIPKEPAPTTPKEPATTTPKEPAPTTTKEPAPTTPKEPSPTTPKELTPTTPKEPTPTPPKEPAPTTPKEPAPTPPKEPAPTTPKEPAPTPPKEPAPTTPKEPAPTPPKEPAPTTPKEPAPTPPKEPAPTTPKEPAPTPPKEPAPTTTKKPAPTTPKEPGPTTPKEPAPTTTKKPAPTTPKELTPTTTKEPAPTTPKELTPTTTKKPAPTTPKELTPTTPEELTPTTPEEPTPTTPEEPTPTTPEEPAPTTPKAPAPTTPKEPAPKTAPTTPKEPAPTTPKGTAPTTLKETAPTTPKETAPTTPKGTAPTTPKGTAPKTLKETAPTTPKGTAPTTLNEPALTTPKQPAPKELAPTTTKEPTPTTSDKPAPTTPKEPAPTTPKKPAPTTPETPPATTSEASTPTTTMEPPTSHKSPDESTPELSAEPTPKVLENSSKKPSVPTTKTPAVTKSEMTTIAKDKITERDIRTTPETTTVAPKMTKETATTTEKTTESKITTTATEVTSTTTQDTTPFKITTFKTTTLAPKVTTTTKKTITTTEIMNKPEETAKPKDRATNSKATTAKPQKPTKAPKKPTSTKKPTSTKKPKTTPRVRKPKTTPTPPKVTSTMPELNPTSRVAEAMLQTTTRPSQTPNSKLFEVNPKNEDAGGAEGETPHMLPRPHVFTPIVIPGMDYSLRVPNQGIIINPMLSDETDICNGRPVDGLTTLRNGTLVAFRGHYFWMLSPFSPPSPARRITEVWGIPSPIDTVFTRCNCEGKTFFFKDSQYWRFTNDIKDAGYPKPIVKGFGGLTGQIVAALSIAKYKNRPESVYFFKRGGSIQQYIYKQEPVQKCPGRRPALNYPVYGETTQVRRRRFERAIGPSLTHTIRIHYSPVRLAYQDKGFLHNEVKVSTLWRGLPNVVTSAISLPNIRKPDGYDYYAFSKDQYYNIDVPSRTARAITTRSGQTLSKVWYNCP from the exons ATGGCGTGGAAAACACTTCCCATTTACCTGTTGTTGCTGCTGTCTGTTTTCGTGATTCAGCAAGTTTCATCTCAAG atttatcaAGCTGTGCAGGGAGATGTGGGGAAGGGTATTCTAGAGATGCCACCTGCAACTGTGATTATAACTGTCAACACTACATGGAGTGCTGCCCTGATTTCAAGAGAGTCTGCACTGTGG AGCTTTCCTGTAAAGGCCGCTGCTTTGAGTCCTTcgagagagggagggagtgtgACTGCGATGCCCAATGTAAGAAGTATGACAAGTGCTGTCCTGATTATGAGAGTTTCTGTGCAGAAG TGCATAATCCCACATCACCACCATCTGCAAAGAAAGCACCTCCACCTTCAGGAGCATCTCAAACCATCAAATCAACAACCAAACGTTCACCCAAACCACCAAACAAGAAGAAGACTAAGAAAGTTGTAGAATCAGAGGAAATAACAGAAG AACATTCTGTTTCTGAAAATCAagagtcctcctcctcctcctcctcttcctcttcttcttcaacAATTCGGAAAATCAAGTCTTCCAAAAATTCAGCTGCTAATAGAGAATTACAGAAGAAACTCAAAG GAAAAGATAACAAGAAGAACAGAACTAAAAAGAAACCTACTCCCAAACCACCAGTtgtagatgaagctggaagtggATTGGACAATGGTGACTTCAAGGTCACCACAACTCCTGCCACGTCTACCACCCAACACAATAAAGTCACCACATCTCCCAAAATCAcaacagcaaaaccaaaaaaTCCCAGACCCAGTCTTCCACCTAATTCTGATACATCTAAACAGACATCTTTGACAACGAATAAAGAGACAACAGTTGAAACTAAAGAACCTACTACAACAAATAAACAGACTTCAACTGATGGAAAAGAGACTACTTCAGCTAAAGAGACACAAAGTGTAGAGAAAACATCAGCTAAAGATTTAGCACCTACATCTAAAGTGCCGGCTAAACCTACACCCAAAGCTGAAACTACAACCAAAGGCCCTGCTCTTACCACCCCCAAGGAGCCTACACCCACCACTCCCAAGGAGCCTGCATCTACCACTCCCAAAGAGcctgcacccaccaccaccaagtCTGCACCCACTACTCCCAAGGAGCCTGCCCCAACTACCCCCAAGGAGCCTGCACCCACCACTCCCAAGAAGCCTGCACCAATTGCACCCAAGGAGCCTTCACCCACCACTACCAAGAAGCCTGCACCCACCACTCCCAAGGAGCCTTTACCCACCACCACTAAGGAGCCAGCACCCACCATCCCCAAGGAGCCTGCACCCACCACTCCCAAGGAGCCTGCAACCACCACTCCCAAGGAGCCTGCACCCACCACCACTAAGGAGCCTGCACCCACCACCCCCAAGGAGCCTTCACCCACCACTCCCAAGGAGCTCACACCCACCACTCCCAAGGAGCCTACCCCAACTCCCCCCAAGGAGCCTGCACCCACCACTCCCAAGGAGCCTGCCCCAACTCCCCCCAAGGAGCCTGCACCCACCACTCCCAAGGAGCCTGCCCCAACTCCCCCCAAGGAGCCTGCACCCACCACTCCCAAGGAGCCTGCCCCAACTCCCCCCAAGGAGCCTGCACCCACCACTCCCAAGGAGCCTGCCCCAACTCCCCCCAAGGAGCCTGCACCCACCACTCCCAAGGAGCCTGCCCCAACTCCCCCCAAGGAGcctgcacccaccaccaccaagaaGCCTGCACCCACTACTCCCAAGGAGCCTGGCCCAACCACCCCCAAGGAGCCTGCACCCACCACCACTAAAAAGCCTGCACCCACCACTCCCAAGGAGCTCACACCCACCACCACCAAGGAGCCTGCACCCACCACTCCCAAGGAGCTCacacccaccaccaccaagaaGCCTGCACCCACTACTCCCAAGGAGCTCACACCCACCACCCCTGAGGAGCTCACACCCACCACCCCTGAGGAGCCCACACCCACCACCCCTGAGGAGCCCACACCCACCACCCCTGAGGAACCTGCTCCCACCACTCCCAAGGCACCAGCTCCCACCACCCCTAAGGAGCCTGCTCCAAAAACTGCTCCAACCACCCCTAAAGAGCCTGCTCCAACTACCCCTAAGGGGACTGCTCCAACGACCCTCAAGGAGACTGCTCCAACTACCCCTAAGGAGACTGCTCCGACTACCCCTAAGGGGACTGCTCCAACTACCCCTAAGGGGACTGCTCCAAAGACCCTCAAGGAGACTGCTCCAACTACCCCTAAGGGGACTGCTCCAACTACCCTCAATGAACCTGCACTCACTACTCCCAAGCAGCCTGCCCCCAAGGAGCttgcacccaccaccaccaaggAGCCCACACCCACCACCTCTGACAAGCCCGCTCCAACTACCCCTAAGGAGCCTGCACCCACTACCCCCAAGAAGCCTGCTCCAACTACTCCTGAGACACCTCCTGCAACCACTTCAGAGGCCTCTACTCCAACTACCACCATGGAGCCTCCCACTAGCCACAAAAGCCCTGATGAATCAACTCCTGAGCTTTCTGCAGAACCCACACCAAAGGTTCTTGAAAACAGTTCCAAGAAACCCAGTGTACCTACAACTAAGACTCCTGCAGTGACTAAATCTGAAATGACTACAATAGCTAAAGACAAGATAACAGAAAGAGACATACGTACTACACCTGAAACTACAACTGTTGCACCTAAGATGACAAAAGAGACAGCAACTACAACAGAAAAAACTACCGAATCCAAAATAACAACTACAGCCACAGAAGTAACATCTACCACTACTCAAGATACCACACCATTCAAAATTACTACTTTTAAAACAACTACTCTTGCACCCAAAGTAACTActacaacaaaaaagacaattaCTACAACTGAGATCATGAACAAACCTGAAGAAACAGCTAAACCAAAAGATAGAGCTACTAATTCTAAAGCGACAACTGCTAAACCTCAAAAGCCAACCAAGGCACCCAAAAAGCCCACTTCTACCAAAAAGCCCACTTCTaccaaaaagccaaaaacaacaCCTAGAGTGAGAAAACCAAAGACGACACCAACTCCCCCCAAGGTGACATCAACAATGCCAGAATTGAACCCTACCTCAAGAGTAGCAGAAGCCATGCTCCAAACCACCACCAGACCTAGCCAAACTCCAAACTCCAAACTATTTGAAGTAAATCCAAAGAATGAAGATGCAGGTGGTGCTGAAGGAGAAACACCTCACATGCTTCCCAGGCCCCATGTGTTCACGCCTATAGTTATTCCCGGCATGGATTACTCACTGAGAGTACCCAATCAAGGCATTATCATCAATCCCATGCTTTCCG atGAGACCGATATATGCAATGGTAGGCCAGTAGATGGACTGACTACTTTGCGCAATGGGACATTAGTTGCATTCCGAG gTCATTATTTCTGGATGCTAAGTCCATTCAGTCCACCATCTCCAGCTCGCAGAATTACTGAAGTCTGGGGTATTCCTTCCCCCATTGATACTGTTTTTACTAGGTGCAACTGTGAAGGAAAAACTTTCTTCTTTAAG GATTCTCAGTACTGGCGTTTTACCAATGATATAAAAGATGCAGGGTATCCCAAACCAATTGTCAAAGGATTTGGAGGACTAACTGGACAAATAGTGGCAGCGCTTTCAATAGCTAAATACAAGAACCGGCCTGAATCTGTGTATTTTTTCAAGAGAG GTGGCAGTATTCAGCAGTATATTTATAAACAGGAACCTGTACAGAAGTGCCCTGGAAGAAGGCCTGCTCTAAATTATCCAGTGTATGGAGAAACGACACAGGTTAGGAGACGTCGCTTTGAACGTGCTATAGGACCTTCTCTAACACACACCATCAGAATTCACTATTCACCCGTCAGACTGGCTTATCAAGACAAAG GTTTCCTTCATAATGAAGTTAAAGTGAGTACACTGTGGAGAGGACTTCCAAATGTGGTTACCTCAGCTATATCACTGCCCAACATTAGAAAACCTGATGGCTATGATTACTATGCCTTTTCTAAAG ATCAATACTATAACATTGATGTGCCTAGTAGAACAGCAAGAGCAATTACTACTCGTTCTGGGCAGACCTTATCCAAAGTCTGGTACAACTGTCCTTAG